The genomic segment TCGGTCAGGCAATGTTTATCCGCTGCCGCCGCTGAACCGACGGCGCTCGTCAGCGCCGCGCCAAGTAGCAAGGCAGACGCGCTGCGGCGCAGCGTATTGAATAAAGGCTTCGAGACAGGCAAGGGAATTCCTTTCACTTTCACTTTCACTTAATGGACAGCTGCGGCAGACAGGGCAAGCCTATCGGGCTCTTTTCTGAAAAGGCAATTAATGCACGTCCGGACCAGGCGCCCCGGCGCGACGACTCCACCGCAGCAAGCCGATCGCATAGGCGACGTAATAGCCGGCAAGGATACCGAAGATCAGCAAGGTCAGCGGGCTGCCTGAAAACTCCGCCGATGGGAAAGCACCCGGCGCTGCAGTCGAGGCTGAGTTCGACATCGAATAAAGAAGCACGCCACGATAGACCAGGCGAACGATGAACAGCGTCGACAGTGCGATGCCAAGATGAAGGCTCGGCGTGTAAAACAAGCCCTCCGGCGTCTGCTCAAACCTGGTCAGCCTGATGCCGTACCAGCCCAGCACCGCACCGACCGCTACGCCGCCCACCAGCGCGGCCGCATGCATAGGATGGATCGCGGAAGCAAACAGCAGCGCTGCGATCAGGATGCTGAAGAATGCGATGCGAATCCAGGTCCGTCTATTCGACATTCTCTGGCGAGTGACCATGCGCCGCACGCGCGAATACATACGCCAGACGATCAGCGCGCCGATGCCAAGGGTGACCACCAGGGAAGGATGAGCAGGAATCGCCATGCGCCTAACTCCAAATGCCGAAGAATCAGTTAATCGGATGAGCCGAGATCAATTCAATATCAGGAAGGTGCTCAGCCACTTCCAGCACCGAAGAATACGCTAATAATGCATGCACCACCTGCGGCAAAGGCTCCGGCCAGATCTCCGGCAAATCCCTTTCCTGTTCCGCCAGGACCGGAAACGCCAGCCGCTCCAGCGGCGGCGTGCACTGCGCATCAACCCCGGACTTGTTACCGCGCGCATCAATCCGGTACCAGCCATGGTTTTTCAGGTACACGGCATTCAAGCCATGCAGGCAGAACGACGGCCCTTCCATCCCCACCGACAGACGCTGGTAACACAAGCCGGTCGGAATGCCATTGCAGCGCAACAGCGCCGCCAGCAGATGGCTCTTGGCGTAGCAATAGCCGGTGCCGTGGATTAATGTATCAGAGGCGCTACAGGTCACCGGATTGAGTTTGAAATCCCCGCTGTGCTTGATGGCGTCGCGGACAAATTCAAAACAGGCTTTTACTATTTCTTCTTCCGTTGCGCAGCCGCTCGCCAGAGCAACCGCTTTGCTTGCCACGGCCGGGTGATCGCCATCGATATAGGTGCTGAACGCCAGGTAGGGATTGTCATCCAAGGTACGGGCTGACACAGGATTTCCTTCCATATGTGCGATTAAGGCGCCATGAACCTGGCCGTACCTGAAACGCGAATCGAGCTGCCGATAACTGGCGATATTTCTGCGCGCAAGCGCGAACGACAACCCATGTCTTCACCCTGGATAAAATCAATCGCTCCGCCATGGGGCCAATCAATATCGCGCAAATAGCCCGCCAGCGCCGCTGTCGACGCACCCGTGGCCGGGTCTTCGTACACCCCGCCCGATGCAAACGGATTGCGGGTATGAAATAACCGTGGAGTTTCTGCAAACGCAAGAACGATAGTCACCAAGCCGGCATCGTTCATCAAGCGTTTACCTTGTTCAAGCTCATAACGCATGGCGCGCAGCTTGTCCCTGTGATTCAACGCCAGCACCAGGTGTGTTGCGCCGCCATGTGCGATGGCAGGAGAAATTTCCAGGTTCAAGTCATCCCGGGTATAACCGAACAAAGCCAGCGCATCCTGTAGCAACGATGGATCGACCGGCTCACTGTATGTCGGCGGAGATTGCAACGCCGCAGCGATTAATCCGCCTTGGCGCTGGCCTTCAACGGTAATGTGCGCTTCGTTCAAGACAAGATGAAACAGACCATCGCCATGCGCCGACGCCAGCGCGGCGCCCAGTGCAATGGTCGCATGGCCGCAAAACGGCACTTCCGATTCGGGAGAAAAATAGCGCGCACGCCAGCCATCGCCGGTTGGCATGGCAAACACCGTTTCCGAGAACCCGACTTCCGCAGCAATTTCTTGCATCGTCGTCGCGTCCGGCAGTGCATCGCCTATCCAGACGCCGGCGGGATTACCGCCTTGATCGCCATCTGAGAATGCTGCAAGCTTCAGGATTTCGGTTGTCATGTTTGTCCGGATTCAGAGAAATTCAGAGAAAAACTCATCGTACATGAAGCCACGAAACTCTACCTAGTGGACTGTAACAGTGAAATAGGGAGTGAAGGACGCACAGGCGGCGTGCAGGGCAAGCGGATGGCCGCCCCGGGCACAGCGCAGCGATAGCTGGCTATCGCGAGCATTTGCAACGCCGCCATGCGCTGCTCCTGTGTGGCAAGCACTCTCGATTTCACTGTTACAGTCCACAAGTTACCTGGTCATGCCACGGCCTGTTCCGCCGCCTCAAAATTAATCTGAGCCTGTTCACGCACCTGCGCGCGCCGCAATTCCCACAACTCACGCAATTTGTCCGAACGCAGTTCGCGTTCATCCGACTCTGAAACAAAACCGACTTCGCCATTGCCATCGGCGACGGTTCGGCTGAAACTCCATTCGCGCGAGAACTCCGGTTTGATCGCACCGGCGTGTTTGGTCGGCATGGCGCAGATCAGTTGCATGCCGAGATTGTCGCGCAAGAATTTCAAGACATCGCGTGCGCGCCCTTCATCCATCTTGGCGAACGATTCGTCGTTGACCAGCAGATGCAGGCTGTTTCCTTTCTCAAAGCGTTTGAGGCGGTTGGTCACCACCGCGGCATGGATGATGTAGGCAGGCGTTTCCAGCTGGCCGCCGGAACCGGTGCCCCACTCGGACAGACGCACGTGCGAACCGGTATCGGATTCCTTGTAGATTTCGTAGCGGCGGTAATTGCGGTAGTCGGCCACACGCTGCAATTCCTTGACCGCCTTGTCTTCATCGTCCGACAACAGCAATTGCACCAGCCGGTCACGCACCACGCAATTGTCGGCGCTGAGAACGGGATCGGCAAACAAGCTGCTGCTGGCTTCCTGGGTATCCGCCATTTCCGAGGTGGCGCAGAAGAAGTCGTAATAGGCTTTGAACTCCGGTATCCACTCCGACCAGTCGATGCGGAATTTGTCGGTGCCGAATTTGAGTTTATCGAGCTCAGTATTGAGCGTCTTCAAGGTGCGCACACCGGTATCGACGGCATTGCGGATTTCGTAGCAGAACTGCTTGGTGAAGACATCGTTGAACGATGATTCGGCGGTGCGCAACTGTTCCAGGTTCTTGATCAGGCCGATGTCTTTCTGCCGCGTCAATTGCGCGCGGGTGCGTTCTTGCAGCGTCACCATCATCGCGTACAGCGGTGTGAAGTCGCCATCGCGCAGATCATCGCCTTGCGCTGTTTCAAAGCGCTCGTCGATCCGGGCATGGGCGTGATATTCGCCCAGCGCGTTGCGTGCGTCGCCGTACAACTGCCAGCTGAGAGCAGTCTGCTTACCGACATTGTTCGACGCTTGCGATTGCGAATACGTACTGTCGTTGACCCAAGCCGCCACTTCGTCGGTGACGGCAGTGAAAGACAAACTGCCGTTGACGATGCACAGGTCACGCAGGCGCTCGGTATCGGCGTCGACGCGGCTTTGCTTGCCGCCCATGCCGAAATGCAGGCGAGTGATTGCCGCCTGATGACCTTGGATCGCTTTTTCATGGCCGCCGATATTCTTGCTGCAAGCGGTCTTGCGCGCTTCCAGCGCCGTGATTTCTATGCTCAGCGCCTGCGCTTCGTCTTCCAGCTTGCTGACCTGTGTCAGGTCGAGCCGGCTCAGATCCTGGCGCGCCGCGTCGAGCTGCCGCGCCAGGCTTTCCAGATCGGCGATAGCGGCAAACGACGGACATTGCAGCTGTCCCATCAGCGCCAGCGCGCCTTGCAACTCGCGCAATTGCACGCGTATCTGCGTCAGTTCCTGCTCGGCTTGCGCATGTTCTTGTTCGGCGCGCTGCTTGGCGAGGCGCTTGGCTTCCTGGCCGAATACCAGCATATCGGTATCGGCGGTGAACATGGTGCGCGATCCGCTGCCTTTGCCGTCCTTGGTCAAACCGCGCGATGTATGGCGCAGCGCTTCGGTATCGGCAACCTTGACTACCTGGCCGAACTGGTCGTGCAGATAGGCATGGGCGATCGGATGCTCGGTGCTGAGTTCGTGAATAATCGAGTCGCTGGCGGTTCTTTCGACTTTCAGGTTTTTCAGGCAGAAGCTGCCCTGGATCACATTGGCACGCAATCTTTTCTGGCGGACGAAATCGATTGCTTTTCCTTCCCATGCCTGATCCACCACCAGGTTGAAACGCGCGCCGCCGAGGTAGCCTTCGATCGCTGCCTGCCAATCGGCTGATACCGGCTCCACCAGGTCGCACAGCACCTGCGCCCGCGCCGCGCCGAGCTCGGAACGGAATTCTTTCAACGCATGACGGATATGCGGCGGATAATCAGCGCCGCCTTCGGCCAGATTGGCCTTGCGTGAAGCGGTGTCTTTCTCGCGCCGCAAGGCTTCATGCTCGCCGGCGCGCAATTGCGCGATCTGGGTGTGCAAGGCCGACACGAAACTCTTTTCAGTGCCAGCCAGCGCACCATGCAATTTCACCAAGGCCGCATCGACACCTTCAAAGTCGTTGACCAGCATCAGCGATTTCAAGACGTCAACCTCTTCGGCCCTGGCCAATTCATTGATGCTGCGCAGATGCGTGGCGATATCCAGCGTACCGGCGGCGGCCAGCGCCAGCACTACCTGGCGCGCGGCATCGGCAATTTCCTTTTGCTCCGGCGGAATCTGCATGCCCGCTACGCTGCGCGCCGCCGTATCCAGTTGCTGGGCGGTTGATGCGTTATGTTGCAAGGCGTTGAACACCGCTTTGATCTTGCCGTCGCATTGTTCGATCTGGTGTTGAATGCGGGTCTTTTGTTCGGCGGCCGGAATTCCCATCATTTGCGCGTGGATCTGCGTCAGGCTGCGGTTCTTGGCGTTGCGATCCTGCTCCAGTTTGTCGGCGCTGTCGGTTTCTTCGTCAATCAGCGCTTGCAAACCCTCGATCGCCGACGTTGCCGCTTCCAGCTGGCGCTGGTCTTCGCGCAGGGCTAACGACGATACCAGCAGCTGTGACTGGCTAGCCGATTGATGCGCGCGGGCGGTGTCACCGACAGCCTTGCCGAGCTTATCCAGGCGCTTGACGTTATCGCTCAGGCGCTCGCCCTCCTTGCGCAACTCGTTCACCTGGCGCATCAGCTTGCTGATCTGGCCGATGCGTTGCGATAGTTGCGTGGTGTCGAGTTCCAGGATCTGGTGCTTGACCAGATCATCAACGCTGCCGATGGGCTTGTGCGCGATCGACTGGCTCCAGGCGCGGGCGGCGCTTTCCGCTTCGGCGAAGGACACGGTTTTCTGGCCACGGAAGCGGCCGTATAACTGGCACAGGTATTCGCGCTTGCTGTCGCGGAAATTGGTGACGCCGCGGTATTTTCCAGATAAATGATGCTCGATCTTTTCCACCGCCACCACCGCCATGCCACCGTCGATCTCGATCGAGGTCAGATCGCCCAATTGTAATGCGACGCCATCGATGATCAGCAACGCCAGTTTTTCCGATACCGCCTGACGCCGTTCGCCGGCGCCGTCGACGCGGGCCGAGGCGGCGACCAGCGCGGTGAACTCGCGCCCTTCTTCACCCTCGCTCGGTTTGAATACCGCGGCGATATAGCCATGCGCGCCGTTCGGGCGGGCGAACAAATTATCTTCGGCGCCAACCACGTAGGACCACAAGGTGCGTTTGGTCTTGCCGTTGCGCGCGCCCTGGGTAGTTTCATCCTGTCCGGGGTTGTAGCTGAAAATATTCTGGTAGACCGCCGTCATCACGGTTTGCAAGGCATCCAGCATGGTCGATTTGCCGGAACCGGTGGGACCGGTCAGCAAAGTCATATTGCCCATCGGGTATTCCTGCGAGCGCAGCGCGCCCCAGTTCACCAGGATCAGTTTGTCCAGCTTCATTCGAGGTTTCCTTCAATGCTTTCGTCTTCCGCCGCATCCGCCGCATCCAACATCACTTGCAAGCCGGCTTGCTCACCCTCGACCCGCTCAGCGACCGATAGCGGTTCGGATTCCAGCGCAGCTTCCAGCATGTCGTCGCTGATGATGCCGAGGATGGTCGGCCGGATCGCCAGCAAGGCGTCTTCGTCGTCCATCGAGAAATTGGCCGCCAGCCTGATCAGGCGATGCCGCTTGAGATCGTTCAGCAAACGCTGGCGTTCAACGCTGGTCGGCGGCAGCGCACGTTTCAACTGCGTCTGCAACGTGGCAGACAATTCTTCAAAACGGGTCAGCACTTCACCCGAGTCGGTGAGCCGATTGCCGCCTTCCGACAAGCCTTGCTGATACTGGAAGCGCAACGCCAACGCCGCAGCGACAAAATCCGGCGACAGCCGCGCGCGCAAACCCGGCACCGGATCCAGGCCGTCTTCCGGCATGCCGGGCACTTCGGCGCCCGGCGCATACAGGCGGAAAAATTCGCCTTTCAGATTGTGTTCAAGACGGAAACCGGCGAGCTGGAAATAATCCTGCAAGGTGGCTTCGATACGCCGTGCATCGTCATACAAGCGCTGCTCGACGCCGTCTTCTTCACGAATCACGATACCGGCGGCGAACAAGCGATTGGCAATCTCGCGAAAGCGTTCCAGCGGCAAGGCATGCAACGCCAGTTGCTCGTTCAAGGTCTCGGTTAATGTGCTACTCGGTGTCATTTTTCATCTCGATCTGATAGTCATCGCCGGCATAGAACTCGTTCCAGAGCTTGCTCGGCAGTTTCTGCACGGTCAGCCGTTCGTCGCGCGCACCGCGCACCGCTTCGACGATCTGCATGTTGTTGAGCACGTCGGTGGTAGTCGCCACCGGCAGGGTCGACAGACGGATCGGCCGGTCGCGCAGGCGCAATTCAGCGCGGATACGGTGCACGATGTCATCGTTGGACAGCGCAAAGGCATCGGCCTCAGCGCGATACATGGCGGCTGCCAAGCGGGAGTCGCGCGTCACCTTCGGTTGCGCGGTGACAGTCAGCGCCTTGCGCCGTTGCGAGGCGCTGCGCAATTTGAAGCTGGCAGGATCCAGCAAACGGATTTCAGCCGGGGCAATCGCCGCGCCTATCCGCTCCAGCAAGGCATCCTGCGCCGCCCCGCTTAGTTTGGCGGTCTTGCTGATGGCCACGCTGTAGGCCTGGCGGGTCTGGCCGCCGCGCAGCATCAACGCCTGCTGCACAATGCTGGCAGCGCGCTGCATGTAGACGCTCATGGCCTTGATCAATTCCGGATGCTTGGTGGTGCAGGCAGCTTCAACCATCTCTTCGATGCGGTCCAGCATCCAGTCCAGGGTCGACGGCCCTTGCCGTTCCTGGCTGGCCCAGCGCGCGATATCGTTCAGCTGATCTTCCAGCGCCCGCGCCTTGTCTTCTTCCAGGCTGTGCAGGCGGGCGATTACATCGCGGATCGCCTGGCGATGCCGTTCGATGCTGTCGGCGGTAAGTTGTTTCTTGAATTCCTTTTCGAAGCGGTCGAGAAACTCCATGAAACCGTCCCATGGCGTTTGCGACGCTTCCAGCATCAGGCGCCGCACCAGCTCCTGGAAATAGTCGACCCCTTCCGACAAATCGCTGATGACTTTCTCGGCATAGTCGTAGGCGTCGATCAGGTCGTAGGCATCGACATTGCGCAAGGCTGCATTGAGCGCATTGCGGCAGCTGCGCACATTGCGCTGGCGAGTACGGGCGCTGCGCCGGTCGATTGCCCAGAACGCTTCTGCAAACAATTTGCCGGCACGGGTGAAGCGGTAAGCGGTCACCAGGCCGGCGCGGTCGCCGAAGGTTTCCAGCCAGCCGTCGCGCAGCAAGGTGCGCAGCAGCGCGCTGCTGCTCTGCTGGTCGTCGGCGCCGGGGGGGATGAAATCGTC from the Collimonas arenae genome contains:
- a CDS encoding ATP-binding protein, translating into MKLDKLILVNWGALRSQEYPMGNMTLLTGPTGSGKSTMLDALQTVMTAVYQNIFSYNPGQDETTQGARNGKTKRTLWSYVVGAEDNLFARPNGAHGYIAAVFKPSEGEEGREFTALVAASARVDGAGERRQAVSEKLALLIIDGVALQLGDLTSIEIDGGMAVVAVEKIEHHLSGKYRGVTNFRDSKREYLCQLYGRFRGQKTVSFAEAESAARAWSQSIAHKPIGSVDDLVKHQILELDTTQLSQRIGQISKLMRQVNELRKEGERLSDNVKRLDKLGKAVGDTARAHQSASQSQLLVSSLALREDQRQLEAATSAIEGLQALIDEETDSADKLEQDRNAKNRSLTQIHAQMMGIPAAEQKTRIQHQIEQCDGKIKAVFNALQHNASTAQQLDTAARSVAGMQIPPEQKEIADAARQVVLALAAAGTLDIATHLRSINELARAEEVDVLKSLMLVNDFEGVDAALVKLHGALAGTEKSFVSALHTQIAQLRAGEHEALRREKDTASRKANLAEGGADYPPHIRHALKEFRSELGAARAQVLCDLVEPVSADWQAAIEGYLGGARFNLVVDQAWEGKAIDFVRQKRLRANVIQGSFCLKNLKVERTASDSIIHELSTEHPIAHAYLHDQFGQVVKVADTEALRHTSRGLTKDGKGSGSRTMFTADTDMLVFGQEAKRLAKQRAEQEHAQAEQELTQIRVQLRELQGALALMGQLQCPSFAAIADLESLARQLDAARQDLSRLDLTQVSKLEDEAQALSIEITALEARKTACSKNIGGHEKAIQGHQAAITRLHFGMGGKQSRVDADTERLRDLCIVNGSLSFTAVTDEVAAWVNDSTYSQSQASNNVGKQTALSWQLYGDARNALGEYHAHARIDERFETAQGDDLRDGDFTPLYAMMVTLQERTRAQLTRQKDIGLIKNLEQLRTAESSFNDVFTKQFCYEIRNAVDTGVRTLKTLNTELDKLKFGTDKFRIDWSEWIPEFKAYYDFFCATSEMADTQEASSSLFADPVLSADNCVVRDRLVQLLLSDDEDKAVKELQRVADYRNYRRYEIYKESDTGSHVRLSEWGTGSGGQLETPAYIIHAAVVTNRLKRFEKGNSLHLLVNDESFAKMDEGRARDVLKFLRDNLGMQLICAMPTKHAGAIKPEFSREWSFSRTVADGNGEVGFVSESDERELRSDKLRELWELRRAQVREQAQINFEAAEQAVA
- a CDS encoding transglutaminase-like domain-containing protein, which produces MSARTLDDNPYLAFSTYIDGDHPAVASKAVALASGCATEEEIVKACFEFVRDAIKHSGDFKLNPVTCSASDTLIHGTGYCYAKSHLLAALLRCNGIPTGLCYQRLSVGMEGPSFCLHGLNAVYLKNHGWYRIDARGNKSGVDAQCTPPLERLAFPVLAEQERDLPEIWPEPLPQVVHALLAYSSVLEVAEHLPDIELISAHPIN
- a CDS encoding DUF4194 domain-containing protein, with translation MTPSSTLTETLNEQLALHALPLERFREIANRLFAAGIVIREEDGVEQRLYDDARRIEATLQDYFQLAGFRLEHNLKGEFFRLYAPGAEVPGMPEDGLDPVPGLRARLSPDFVAAALALRFQYQQGLSEGGNRLTDSGEVLTRFEELSATLQTQLKRALPPTSVERQRLLNDLKRHRLIRLAANFSMDDEDALLAIRPTILGIISDDMLEAALESEPLSVAERVEGEQAGLQVMLDAADAAEDESIEGNLE
- a CDS encoding PhzF family phenazine biosynthesis protein, encoding MTTEILKLAAFSDGDQGGNPAGVWIGDALPDATTMQEIAAEVGFSETVFAMPTGDGWRARYFSPESEVPFCGHATIALGAALASAHGDGLFHLVLNEAHITVEGQRQGGLIAAALQSPPTYSEPVDPSLLQDALALFGYTRDDLNLEISPAIAHGGATHLVLALNHRDKLRAMRYELEQGKRLMNDAGLVTIVLAFAETPRLFHTRNPFASGGVYEDPATGASTAALAGYLRDIDWPHGGAIDFIQGEDMGCRSRLRAEISPVIGSSIRVSGTARFMAP
- a CDS encoding CcdC protein domain-containing protein encodes the protein MAIPAHPSLVVTLGIGALIVWRMYSRVRRMVTRQRMSNRRTWIRIAFFSILIAALLFASAIHPMHAAALVGGVAVGAVLGWYGIRLTRFEQTPEGLFYTPSLHLGIALSTLFIVRLVYRGVLLYSMSNSASTAAPGAFPSAEFSGSPLTLLIFGILAGYYVAYAIGLLRWSRRAGAPGPDVH
- a CDS encoding Wadjet anti-phage system protein JetA family protein, coding for MFFEPDRLNFFRPLAGKHRSVVVACVRALYERLHGPSADYGQNLTRDGLRDLLLPVVQESRQNMLQQEEAAAELALADDDFIPPGADDQQSSSALLRTLLRDGWLETFGDRAGLVTAYRFTRAGKLFAEAFWAIDRRSARTRQRNVRSCRNALNAALRNVDAYDLIDAYDYAEKVISDLSEGVDYFQELVRRLMLEASQTPWDGFMEFLDRFEKEFKKQLTADSIERHRQAIRDVIARLHSLEEDKARALEDQLNDIARWASQERQGPSTLDWMLDRIEEMVEAACTTKHPELIKAMSVYMQRAASIVQQALMLRGGQTRQAYSVAISKTAKLSGAAQDALLERIGAAIAPAEIRLLDPASFKLRSASQRRKALTVTAQPKVTRDSRLAAAMYRAEADAFALSNDDIVHRIRAELRLRDRPIRLSTLPVATTTDVLNNMQIVEAVRGARDERLTVQKLPSKLWNEFYAGDDYQIEMKNDTE